In Staphylococcus saccharolyticus, one genomic interval encodes:
- a CDS encoding alpha/beta hydrolase fold domain-containing protein produces MRSKMMNRVVNKYILHNRSIFFKNNAEVEHFLEKRKDENSKKHKQPATLNVKSNLDQLTLDGMQVFRFNFRHETRKKILYLHGGYNVLQPSPFHWRLLDKLTLNTLHEVILPIYPKAPEYHIDDTYQAIRKVYNQLVDKVGAKHIVVMGDGSGGGLALRLVQTLIEEQQPTPKQLFLISPLLDATLSNPNITQDLVEKDILVSKYGVNELMKTWANDLPLFDKRVSPIYGEIKGLPPVYIFGGGREINNPDMNLFAYLLEEQGQFVDFKEYSKMVHDFPIYPIRQSHKVLKQITKAIQE; encoded by the coding sequence ATGAGAAGTAAAATGATGAACAGAGTTGTTAATAAGTATATTCTTCATAACAGATCCATTTTCTTTAAAAATAATGCTGAAGTAGAACATTTTCTTGAAAAAAGAAAAGATGAAAATAGTAAAAAGCACAAACAACCTGCGACATTAAATGTGAAATCTAACCTTGATCAATTAACTTTAGATGGGATGCAAGTGTTTAGATTTAATTTTAGACATGAAACGCGTAAAAAAATTCTATACCTACATGGAGGATATAATGTTTTACAACCTTCTCCTTTTCATTGGAGATTACTAGATAAATTAACTTTAAATACACTACACGAAGTGATTTTGCCTATCTATCCTAAAGCACCAGAATATCACATCGACGACACATATCAAGCAATTAGAAAAGTTTATAATCAATTAGTTGATAAAGTGGGAGCTAAGCATATCGTTGTTATGGGTGATGGGTCTGGTGGTGGTCTAGCTTTACGTTTAGTGCAAACATTGATAGAAGAACAACAACCTACACCAAAACAACTCTTTCTTATTTCGCCATTGTTAGATGCCACTTTATCTAATCCGAATATTACTCAAGATTTAGTGGAAAAGGATATTTTAGTTAGTAAATATGGTGTCAATGAATTGATGAAGACATGGGCTAATGACTTACCATTATTTGATAAGCGTGTTTCACCAATATATGGAGAGATAAAAGGATTACCGCCTGTATATATTTTCGGTGGTGGAAGAGAAATTAATAATCCAGATATGAATTTATTTGCATACTTATTAGAGGAACAAGGTCAATTTGTTGACTTCAAGGAGTATTCTAAAATGGTTCACGATTTTCCAATTTATCCTATAAGACAATCACATAAAGTTCTAAAACAAATTACTAAAGCAATTCAGGAATAA